One genomic region from Eremothecium gossypii ATCC 10895 chromosome I, complete sequence encodes:
- the RPT4 gene encoding proteasome regulatory particle base subunit RPT4 (Syntenic homolog of Saccharomyces cerevisiae YOR259C (RPT4)), which yields MSEEQDPLMAAMNGEDGDNKGASDNTGTGAATEAPKAAAPIAPEQEARNKALSQFKKKLLEHRRYDDQLKQRRQDIRELERQYEKTEQDIKALQSIGQLVGEVMKELSDEKYIVKASSGPRYIVGVRNSADRSKLKKGVRVTLDITTLTIMRILPRETDPLVYNMTTFEQGEISFDGIGGLTEQIRELREVIELPLKNPEIFQRVGIQSPKGVLLYGPPGTGKTLLAKAVAATIGANFIFSPASGIVDKYIGESARIIREMFAYAKEHEPCIIFMDEVDAIGGRRFSEGTSADREIQRTLMELLTQMDGFDNLGQTKVIMATNRPDTLDPALLRPGRLDRKIEISLPNEAGMLEIFKIHTAKVKKSGEFDFEAAVKMCDGFNGADIRNCVTEAGFFAIRDDRDYIIQEDLMKAVRKVAEVKKLEGKLEYQKL from the coding sequence ATGTCCGAAGAACAAGATCCGCTCATGGCGGCAATGAATGGCGAGGATGGAGACAATAAGGGCGCAAGCGACAACACGGGCACTGGAGCGGCTACCGAAGCGCCAAAGGCAGCGGCTCCGATAGCACCCGAGCAGGAGGCACGGAACAAGGCGTTGTCCCAGTTCAagaagaagctgctggagcaTAGACGGTACGACGACCAGTTAAAGCAGCGGAGGCAGGATATACGAGAGCTGGAGAGGCAATACGAGAAGACAGAGCAAGACATCAAGGCTCTGCAGTCGATTGGGCAGTTGGTGGGCGAAGTGATGAAGGAGCTTTCGGACGAGAAGTACATTGTGAAGGCGTCGAGTGGCCCGCGGTACATTGTGGGGGTGCGCAACAGCGCGGACCGGTCCAAGCTGAAGAAGGGGGTTCGCGTTACACTGGACATTACGACGCTCACGATCATGCGGATTTTGCCGCGCGAGACAGACCCGCTGGTCTACAACATGACGACGTTCGAGCAGGGCGAGATCTCGTTTGACGGAATTGGAGGATTGACGGAACAGATTCGGGAGCTCAGGGAGGTGATCGAGCTTCCGCTAAAGAACCCAGAGATTTTCCAGCGGGTGGGTATTCAGTCTCCCAAGGGTGTGCTACTATATGGCCCACCTGGTACCGGCAAGACCTTGCTAGCGAAGGCTGTTGCAGCGACCATTGGGGCAAACTTTATCTTCTCGCCCGCATCCGGCATCGTTGACAAATATATCGGTGAGTCTGCGCGTATCATTAGAGAGATGTTTGCATATGCTAAGGAACACGAACCGTGTATCATCTTTATGGACGAAGTGGATGCGATTGGTGGGCGGAGATTTAGCGAAGGGACTTCTGCAGACCGTGAGATCCAGCGTACCTTGATGGAATTGCTTACGCAGATGGATGGTTTTGATAACTTGGGTCAGACCAAGGTCATTATGGCTACCAACAGACCTGATACCTTGGACCCTGCTTTATTAAGGCCTGGTAGACTAGACAGAAAGATTGAAATCAGCTTGCCAAACGAGGCAGGTATGCTCGAAATCTTTAAGATCCACACTGCTAAGGTTAAGAAAAGCGGTGAATTTGACTTCGAAGCGGCGGTTAAGATGTGCGACGGCTTCAATGGTGCAGATATCCGCAACTGTGTCACCGAAGCAGGGTTCTTCGCCATCAGAGATGATCGTGACTACATTATACAAGAGGATCTGATGAAGGCTGTCAGGAAGGTTGCAGAGGTTAAGAAGTTGGAAGGTAAGTTGGAGTACCAGAAGCTCTAA
- the HNT3 gene encoding DNA 5'-adenosine monophosphate hydrolase (Syntenic homolog of Saccharomyces cerevisiae YOR258W (HNT3)): protein MSEIYYVEEKTTSEPGVDENPILTHWLLKDDIRVCKHCRRTFEASRFSEYAAKQHLARYHTQVDETMSFTQYIQEFSPTYEWGVHKCRLHNERSFSIEFFKYIMAPSKWENELLYYDEHAVIIKDKFPKAQQHVLVIPRAIKTTLKHPTQLSITDKDKYQKHIDWALNYIWHDFTSKYKLKPGSSSPFSSHEEFNSLAHFIANFTQVGVHSVPSMENLHIHVMTTDFYSKSMKHKKHFNSFNTEFFVRWDRLPLAEVPNTDAMERRIRESELTCTYCKQGFSNRFAALSRHLGEEFHCRFVPVK from the coding sequence ATGTCGGAAATTTACTATGTCGAAGAGAAGACCACTTCTGAGCCAGGGGTCGATGAGAACCCGATATTAACTCATTGGCTTCTTAAAGATGATATTCGTGTGTGTAAGCATTGTAGGAGAACTTTTGAGGCATCCAGATTCAGTGAATATGCGGCAAAGCAACACCTGGCACGCTACCACACACAAGTCGATGAAACGATGTCGTTTACACAGTATATCCAGGAATTCTCGCCGACATATGAATGGGGGGTCCATAAATGCAGGTTGCACAATGAAAGATCCTTTAGTATAGAATTCTTCAAATATATTATGGCGCCATCGAAATGGGAGAACGAATTGCTATATTACGATGAGCATGCTGTGATCATCAAGGATAAGTTCCCTAAAGCACAACAGCACGTACTTGTAATCCCCAGAGCCATTAAGACAACATTAAAGCACCCCACCCAGCTCTCTATAACAGATAAGGATAAATACCAGAAGCACATCGACTGGGCGCTCAACTATATATGGCACGATTTCACTTCCAAGTATAAATTGAAGCCAGGAAGTAGTTCTCCGTTTTCATCCCACGAGGAATTTAACAGTTTAGCACATTTCATTGCGAACTTCACCCAGGTAGGCGTGCACAGTGTTCCCTCGATGGAAAATCTTCACATTCACGTCATGACCACGGACTTTTACTCTAAATCAATGAAGCATAAGAAACACTTTAACTCCTTTAACACTGAGTTCTTTGTGAGGTGGGACAGGCTACCGCTTGCCGAGGTTCCCAACACTGATGCCATGGAAAGGCGAATCAGAGAGTCTGAATTGACTTGCACATACTGTAAGCAGGGCTTTTCTAATAGGTTTGCAGCGCTGTCGCGACATCTAGGTGAGGAATTCCATTGCAGATTCGTCCCGGTTAAGTAG
- the MRPL40 gene encoding mitochondrial 54S ribosomal protein uL24m (Syntenic homolog of Saccharomyces cerevisiae YPL173W (MRPL40)) encodes MSYKYISKAGDRFIKQLAGRTHKDRLAINAMQTKMYPEFMKPSLPPAAEEEQFSGVRKWKFLPGDRVVVVKEGKFRGNISKVFSHDKKTNGYMLDENGPTRQVPVPKEYWTEGQKTHMTLIPQAVRQEDIKLVADIDDPDAPGKVRTVAVHDIVFRGSYYDENYKKMMPYRCVAGQEDLVIPWPVPEQTADGALATDPQTAREQTFFVETAVRTPIPNAALYTVRNHKSKYRRGTLTTRDIARLVAPKMPMTESEKAYAKQKEERANIPTHKLTDDDKEAIGAKLYEHFTKNL; translated from the coding sequence ATGAGTTACAAGTATATAAGCAAGGCTGGTGATCGATTCATAAAGCAGCTTGCGGGCCGCACGCACAAAGATCGCTTGGCAATCAATGCCATGCAGACCAAGATGTACCCAGAATTCATGAAGCCTTCTCTTCCACCGGCggccgaggaggagcagtTCAGTGGCGTGCGCAAGTGGAAGTTCTTACCTGGTGATCGGGTAGTGGTGGTGAAGGAAGGAAAGTTCAGAGGTAATATCAGCAAGGTTTTCTCACACGACAAGAAGACCAACGGCTACATGCTGGACGAGAACGGGCCCACCCGGCAGGTGCCCGTGCCCAAGGAGTACTGGACTGAGGGTCAGAAGACACACATGACTTTGATACCGCAGGCGGTGCGGCAGGAAGACATCAAGCTGGTGGCGGACATCGACGACCCGGACGCGCCTGGCAAGGTGCGCACAGTTGCAGTACACGACATTGTGTTCCGCGGTAGTTACTACGACGAGAACTACAAGAAAATGATGCCGTACCGATGTGTTGCCGGCCAGGAGGACCTCGTGATCCCGTGGCCAGTGCCAGAGCAGACCGCCGATGGGGCGCTTGCGACCGACCCGCAGACCGCCAGGGAGCAGACTTTCTTTGTGGAAACCGCTGTCCGGACTCCAATCCCTAACGCTGCATTGTACACCGTGCGGAACCACAAATCCAAGTACAGACGGGGCACGTTGACAACCAGAGACATTGCTAGACTCGTGGCTCCAAAGATGCCGATGACCGAATCAGAGAAGGCCTACGCCAAGCAGAAAGAAGAGAGGGCCAACATTCCAACTCACAAGTTGACGGATGATGACAAGGAGGCTATAGGTGCGAAACTGTATGAGCACTTTACGAAAAACTTATAG
- the CDC31 gene encoding centrin (Syntenic homolog of Saccharomyces cerevisiae YOR257W (CDC31)) — MSNIHRRANARVGSKNSNVDNGVLQKELLEEQKQEIYEAFSLFDMNNDGYLDFHEFKVALRALGFEMDKRDILEIIDKYDTDGRRLISYDDFYLVVGEMILQRDPLDEIKRAFKLFDDDHTGKISIKNLKRVVKELGENLTDQELAAMIDEFDLDGDGEINEEEFIAICTDN; from the coding sequence ATGAGTAACATCCACAGGAGGGCGAACGCACGCGTTGGGTCCAAGAACAGCAATGTGGACAACGGGGTGCTCCAGAAGGAACTGCTGGAAGAGCAGAAGCAGGAGATCTACGAGGCGTTCTCGCTGTTCGACATGAACAACGACGGGTACCTGGACTTCCACGAGTTCAAGgtggcgctgcgcgcgctaGGCTTCGAGATGGACAAGCGCGACATTCTCGAGATCATCGACAAGTACGACACTGACGGGCGGCGGCTGATCTCGTACGACGACTTCTACCTGGTCGTTGGCGAGATGATCCTCCAGCGCGATCCGCTGGATGAGATCAAGCGGGCGTTCAAGCTTTTCGACGACGACCATACAGGCAAGATCAGCATCAAGAACCTCAAGCGCGTAGTCAAAGAGCTCGGCGAGAACCTGACGGACCAGGAGCTGGCCGCCATGATAGACGAGTTTGATCTGGATGGCGACGGAGAGATCAACGAGGAGGAATTTATTGCTATCTGCACGGACAACTAA
- the NIP100 gene encoding Nip100p (Syntenic homolog of Saccharomyces cerevisiae YPL174C (NIP100)) produces the protein MVKVGDRVKVRGLVGVVRYLGETKFAAGQWVGIELDEALGKNDGSVQGVNYFRPSKRGGLYGLFARAETVVVVADGLPRSRLPKPLKTPSVDGGSRTASPGPTSVASMATGRPRSRTTPSRDSGTSAGSQDNGTPLRMSASPRSSVPPPLLSGSPVLLPPLEETKLQKVVEKLQEKLYRLHLECKELKRRLEEQAQSEKVETLVRDVEVLAIAKVSLEEEKEELTQRLSSLEADYATVVGELGQYREEVELRRKIDLEEASRDDVGADVLWKQNELMKDALLQLEGSLEATNQLVVTLQEEKVQLAEDNNLLLKNIEELKNQLSDAQSTIDDLVAQVDAEGNVSHIVESLTTQNLALTEQIDQLNKQLNEVSSKNEVTAELEQVYKEVERELLQQIHSLQQKVEDDELVISRLTEKNDELEFLLESNQPTSVDDSIVDDLRNTIVILENDKCRLRLDAEFLHEKIRARKPDPLKEYTYQLNYLAMLVGDNPSYEETPTIEIRITLVYLSAVCETIAGLYSMKSIEEDSVDYIINAIPLDKWITRYQNGQNLNIDRYQIWLKLLDAHPLLEISANLVYGTFLRLCVDVTPALLAILKGSLSTQEIQDIYGCFQTIEKILLAIIKENNLHERLMSFKTLEVMPVLSQLFLIVDKLLQNDAAETVVSELQELQKIMAEAELELVEAPADATSEKSLDDLPPEEHTPPEVMIRLQKYEEMLQEKETAIEELMLKVRVLDIKNEKTKEHENTIMKLRGELDELKEKNQSLLKKSDELQKTSALLEERIQKERANRYTLISTKGYSELLEEKLKMEKLDLISEISDLRKVIRSLEHVETPDSLSWLKESLTMEKMRSPPIRTKVNELLNVLQMSVRNCDVLPISGPQHEWQPKHKIVKYHLSTLVEREALIKRMTNNIYT, from the coding sequence ATGGTTAAGGTTGGGGACAGAGTCAAGGTGCGCGGGCTTGTTGGTGTTGTGCGGTACCTTGGCGAAACGAAGTTTGCTGCGGGGCAGTGGGTAGGGATTGAGCTAGATGAGGCATTGGGCAAGAACGATGGTTCGGTGCAAGGCGTGAACTATTTCCGGCCTAGTAAGCGCGGGGGGCTGTACGGACTTTTTGCGCGTGCGGAGACGGTGGTGGTAGTGGCGGATGGGCTACCGCGGTCGAGGCTTCCGAAGCCGCTGAAGACGCCTTCGGTCGACGGCGGTAGCCGCACAGCAAGCCCCGGGCCCACCAGTGTGGCCAGCATGGCAACAGGGCGGCCGCGGAGCCGCACTACGCCGTCCAGGGATTCAGGAACGTCCGCAGGGTCGCAGGATAACGGCACGCCCCTGCGGATGTCGGCGTCGCCGCGGTCGTcggtgccgccgccgtTGCTCAGCGGCTCGCCGGTGCTTCTGCCGCCGCTCGAAGAGACGAAGCTACAGAAGGTGGTGGAAAAGCTGCAGGAGAAGTTGTACCGGCTCCATCTGGAGTGCAAGGAGCTGAAGCGGCGGTTGGAGGAGCAGGCGCAGTCGGAGAAGGTGGAGACGCTAGTGCGCGATGTGGAGGTGCTGGCCATTGCGAAGGTGTCACTGGAAGAGGAAAAGGAGGAACTCACGCAGCGGCTCTCATCGCTGGAGGCAGACTACGCGACTGTCGTTGGTGAATTGGGCCAATATCGCGAAGAAGTGGAACTGCGACGCAAGATCGACCTGGAAGAGGCCTCGCGGGACGATGTGGGCGCAGATGTCCTCTGGAAACAGAACGAGCTGATGAAAGATGCCCTTCTTCAGCTGGAGGGCTCTTTAGAAGCGACCAACCAGCTTGTAGTAACcttgcaggaggagaagGTGCAACTTGCAGAAGATAACAATCTTCTGCTGAAGAATATTGAGGAGCTGAAAAACCAGCTGTCAGATGCCCAGTCTACGATCGACGATCTAGTAGCACAAGTGGATGCGGAAGGGAATGTTTCTCATATTGTTGAGTCGTTGACGACGCAAAACTTGGCGCTGACAGAGCAGATCGATCAGCTTAACAAGCAGCTGAACGAGGTCAGCAGCAAAAATGAGGTCACTGCAGAGCTAGAACAGGTTTACAAAGAGGTGGAACGTGAACTCCTGCAGCAGATCCACAGTCTCCAGCAAAAGGTGGAGGATGATGAGCTTGTAATTTCGAGGCTGACAGAGAAGAATGACGAACTGGAATTTTTGCTGGAGAGCAACCAGCCAACATCTGTAGATGATTCGATTGTTGACGATTTACGAAACACAATTGTAATTCTAGAAAACGATAAGTGCAGGTTGAGGCTAGATGCGGAGTTCCTCCACGAGAAAATCAGAGCGCGGAAGCCAGATCCCCTCAAAGAATATACTTATCAGTTGAACTACCTTGCTATGCTAGTGGGTGATAACCCTTCTTATGAGGAAACCCCCACGATAGAGATCAGAATCACATTGGTATACTTGTCCGCGGTGTGTGAAACCATTGCCGGCTTGTATTCCATGAAGTCAATTGAGGAAGACAGTGTTGATTATATAATCAACGCCATTCCGCTCGACAAGTGGATTACCAGGTACCAGAATGGGCAGAATTTGAATATAGACCGCTATCAAATATGGCTGAAGTTACTTGATGCCCACCCGTTGTTGGAAATTTCTGCTAATCTGGTCTACGGCACCTTTCTACGACTGTGTGTGGATGTGACACCAGCACTCCTCGCCATCCTCAAAGGTTCACTATCTACTCAAGAGATACAGGATATATATGGTTGCTTTCAGACGATTGAGAAGATTCTGCTTGCAATCATAAAGGAAAACAACCTGCATGAGCGCTTGATGTCCTTTAAGACGCTAGAGGTCATGCCGGTGCTATCTCAGCTGTTCTTAATTGTTGACAAGCTTCTACAGAATGATGCCGCTGAAACTGTCGTAAGTGAACTACAGGAGCTTCAGAAGATTATGGCTGAAGCTGAGCTTGAACTAGTAGAAGCACCCGCTGATGCTACCTCAGAAAAATCTCTCGATGACTTACCGCCCGAAGAGCATACCCCACCTGAGGTGATGATCAGACTTCAAAAATACGAAGAAATGCTACAAGAAAAGGAAACAGCCATAGAGGAACTGATGTTAAAAGTCCGTGTGCTTGACATTAAAAATGAGAAAACAAAAGAGCATGAGAACACTATAATGAAGTTGCGGGGAGAGCTTGACGAGCTTAAAGAAAAGAATCAATCCCTTCTCAAGAAGTCAGATGAGCTACAAAAGACAAGCGCACTATTAGAAGAAAGAATACAAAAAGAGAGAGCTAATCGGTATACGTTGATTTCCACAAAAGGATACTCTGAGCTTTTGGAAGAGAAACTAAAGATGGAGAAATTAGACTTGATCTCCGAAATTAGTGACCTAAGGAAAGTTATTCGGTCCCTGGAACACGTAGAAACTCCAGATTCTCTCAGCTGGCTAAAAGAGTCACTTACGATGGAAAAAATGCGTAGCCCACCTATAAGGACAAAAGTCAACGAACTGCTAAACGTGCTACAAATGTCGGTGAGAAACTGTGACGTCCTCCCTATATCGGGTCCGCAACATGAGTGGCAACCGAAGCATAAGATCGTCAAGTACCATTTGTCTACTTTGGTTGAAAGGGAGGCATTGATTAAACGCATGACTAACAACATATATACCTAG
- the SPT14 gene encoding phosphatidylinositol N-acetylglucosaminyltransferase SPT14 (Syntenic homolog of Saccharomyces cerevisiae YPL175W (SPT14); 1-intron): MMAAMNIAMVCDFFYPQLGGVEFHIYHLSQKLIELGHSVIIITHAYGDRTGVRYLTNGLKVYYVPYLVLYRETTLPTVFASFPIIRNILLREKVELVHSHVSVSTLAHESILHANTLGIYTVFTDHSLYGFESIGSILVNKLLKFTLTCVDQVICVSHTCKENMVLRAEIDPSTVSVIPNAVVGKDFKPLEADRRVATGRTTIVVISRLFPNKGAGLLTHLIPRVCEMHSSVDFIIAGDGPNFVHFQQMIESYRLQDRVQLLGAVQHENVREVMCLGDIYLHASLTEAFGTVLVEAASCGLLIVTTKVGGIPEVLPENMTVYASETSVSCLVEATNKAIGILREKKVDRMAFHEQVSQMYDWMDVARRTVQVYAKCQRNPANKDWNVMLKKYYHRDKVWARTLYTLCCITEYILWYVLEWWYPRSEIDIAPKWPKKV, from the exons ATGATGGCAGCTATGAACATAGC CATGGTGTGTGACTTCTTCTACCCTCAACTAGGTGGCGTGGAATTTCATATATACCACCTTTCGCAGAAGCTGATAGAGCTTGGGCACTCAGTGATCATTATTACACACGCATATGGTGATCGCACTGGGGTGCGATATCTGACGAATGGGCTGAAGGTGTACTACGTGCCCTACCTGGTTCTGTATCGAGAAACGACTTTGCCCACTGTATTTGCTAGCTTTCCAATTATTCGCAACATTCTACTGAGAGAAAAGGTAGAGCTGGTACATTCGCATGTTAGCGTCTCAACTCTGGCACATGAGAGCATTCTGCATGCCAACACACTGGGGATATACACGGTATTTACGGATCATTCGCTGTACGGCTTCGAAAGTATCGGTTCCATTCTGGTGAACAAACTGCTAAAGTTCACGCTCACGTGTGTCGACCAGGTGATATGCGTATCTCACACCTGCAAGGAGAATATGGTGCTGCGAGCAGAGATCGATCCCTCTACGGTGTCCGTGATTCCAAACGCTGTAGTCGGGAAAGATTTCAAGCCGTTAGAAGCAGATCGCCGCGTAGCCACTGGGCGTACTACTATCGTGGTGATTTCCAGATTGTTCCCAAATAAGGGCGCCGGCCTACTAACACATCTGATTCCACGTGTGTGCGAAATGCATAGCTCTGTGGACTTCATCATTGCGGGCGATGGACCTAACTTTGTGCATTTCCAGCAGATGATAGAATCATATCGGCTACAGGATCGTGTGCAGCTGCTAGGCGCGGTGCAGCACGAGAATGTGCGCGAAGTCATGTGCTTGGGTGACATATATTTACATGCTAGTCTCACGGAAGCCTTCGGGACAGTTTTAGTTGAGGCCGCGTCATGTGGACTGCTCATCGTAACAACGAAAGTTGGGGGCATTCCCGAGGTTCTTCCAGAAAACATGACCGTGTATGCATCTGAAACATCGGTTTCCTGTCTCGTTGAGGCCACAAATAAAGCAATCGGAATTTTAAGAGAGAAGAAGGTCGATCGGATGGCCTTTCATGAACAGGTTTCCCAAATGTACGACTGGATGGATGTAGCTAGGCGTACCGTTCAGGTGTATGCAAAATGCCAGAGAAATCCTGCGAATAAGGATTGGAATGTGATGCTGAAGAAGTATTACCATAGAGATAAAGTATGGGCTCGTACTCTCTACACCCTTTGCTGTATCACTGAATATATTTTGTGGTATGTGCTTGAATGGTGGTATCCTCGCAGTGAAATCGACATTGCCCCAAAATGGCCGAAGAAAGTGTAA
- a CDS encoding AAL107Wp (Syntenic homolog of Saccharomyces cerevisiae YOR256C (TRE2) and YPL176C (TRE1)) yields MISDSNRACRPITMQINRGYIAVAGDDESVQEAPGLGRSQEGGGQPHGLLPSEPPSYGEAHSELEGQGSQFEMEFSDLEGDSYQGRFQKLREQFKYKVLDRVRNRIIDPLGYLMQFLSEKTDYYLSKVGNPLLLRRFLYILVMSAMMYYVMISGLLPNNHNTGMHGMFSDQQQLIEYARRCVNFAKMEEDLEYLSKMPHMAGTKGDMAMLNYVKSSFSNNGLKVIQRDYQTYINYPGPVSTEIFKDGKSLFSFSLTEENFCPLSPVGSVEDASIIYAHRGTRADLERLRDAHLLDDKTVLLMHYGEVVADQVFLAQEFGAVGILFVSDPYGTDENVIQRMPVGLPQYGTGNPLKPSAAEDPSSKLNGKDTAAIPKIPIIPLSYKQGRQIQEVLAHSEQTIKFRNGWYTGTLKDIKVNMKSEPKEREDHHSWTVFGKIDGREQNDKAILVMASRDSIGYGASYPNYGQMMLLSLVELFQQIKYKFDWKPLRNIYFVSFDASVYNSADATELLWSGVDKHKSRIYSVIDISQLGLESDGKKQLDIQAHALVQALFSQEREKFGFDMQVRDVEQYGDWTPFMANGIPVAVLSSRNVVERKLPIFTKHDTFEYLSKTVLQNNGWVNTGDLLLVVFQALLKLADDPLIPFDILTYADDLSHHLEDLERMAEGQDLVFTQVKEGLSIWRKLGEDWNVWRSTWNRIVMIDNNGIEPSILSIERWTQNKKLSNIAARQFHRQGLPGRAFYKNIIFGPSLYLSDKFHSWSFPAVRDAIQSGDMTRAHAALKYLATILKISAENYQDETLNL; encoded by the coding sequence ATGATAAGTGACAGTAATAGAGCTTGCAGGCCTATTACTATGCAAATCAACAGGGGATATATTGCTGTTGCTGGGGATGATGAGTCTGTGCAAGAAGCACCAGGACTTGGTCGATCCCAAGAGGGCGGTGGGCAGCCACATGGTCTACTGCCTTCTGAGCCCCCTTCCTACGGAGAAGCGCACAGTGAGTTAGAGGGGCAAGGATCACAATTTGAAATGGAGTTCAGTGATTTAGAGGGCGACAGCTACCAAGGGCGGTTTCAGAAACTTCGAGAGCAGTTCAAGTACAAAGTGCTCGATCGAGTACGGAACCGGATTATAGATCCGTTAGGCTACTTGATGCAGTTTCTGTCCGAAAAGACAGACTACTACCTGAGCAAGGTTGGAAATCcgttgctgctgcgccgTTTCTTGTACATTCTGGTGATGTCGGCAATGATGTATTATGTGATGATCAGCGGTTTGCTGCCGAATAACCACAATACAGGCATGCACGGGATGTTCTCGGATCAACAGCAGTTGATTGAATACGCGCGTCGGTGTGTTAACTTTGCAAAGATGGAAGAAGATTTGGAGTACCTGAGCAAGATGCCGCATATGGCTGGCACGAAGGGCGATATGGCGATGCTGAACTATGTGAAGTCGTCATTCTCGAACAACGGACTGAAGGTTATCCAGCGCGATTACCAGACTTACATCAACTACCCGGGGCCTGTTAGCACCGAGATATTCAAGGATGGAAAATCATTGTTTTCGTTCTCTCTTACAGAGGAGAACTTCTGTCCACTGTCGCCCGTTGGAAGCGTCGAAGATGCCAGTATTATCTACGCACACCGCGGGACGCGAGCAGATTTGGAACGTTTGCGTGATGCGCACCTACTAGACGATAAGACAGTGTTGTTAATGCACTATGGGGAAGTTGTGGCAGACCAAGTGTTTTTAGCACAGGAGTTTGGCGCGGTCGGTATTCTTTTTGTATCTGATCCATATGGCACTGACGAGAATGTGATTCAACGAATGCCTGTCGGTCTACCTCAGTATGGAACTGGTAACCCATTAAAACCATCTGCTGCCGAAGACCCGTCTTCGAAGTTGAATGGTAAGGATACCGCAGCGATACCAAAAATTCCCATAATTCCATTGTCCTACAAGCAGGGGCGGCAAATACAAGAAGTCTTAGCGCACTCGGAGCAGACTATAAAATTTAGAAATGGATGGTATACAGGTACTTTGAAAGATATCAAGGTAAATATGAAGTCGGAGCCCAAAGAACGAGAAGACCACCATTCTTGGACTGTTTTTGGTAAGATAGATGGGAGGGAGCAAAATGATAAAGCCATTCTTGTAATGGCATCTCGTGATTCGATAGGATATGGTGCCTCATACCCCAACTATGGCCAAATGATGCTACTTTCCCTAGTTGAACTCTTCCAGCAGATCAAATATAAGTTCGACTGGAAGCCACTGCGCAACATATACTTTGTTTCATTTGATGCTTCCGTTTATAATTCAGCAGATGCTACGGAGTTGCTGTGGAGTGGAGTTGATAAACATAAGAGCCGAATTTACTCAGTCATAGACATCAGCCAGCTGGGCCTGGAATCTGATGGGAAAAAGCAGTTAGATATCCAAGCGCATGCCCTTGTGCAGGCACTATTTAGCCAGGAGCGCGAAAAGTTTGGCTTTGATATGCAAGTTCGTGATGTTGAACAGTACGGTGACTGGACTCCATTCATGGCAAATGGAATCCCTGTGGCTGTGCTCTCTTCTCGGAACGTAGTGGAGCGGAAACTGCCCATTTTTACAAAGCATGATACATTTGAGTACCTCAGCAAGACGGTTCTACAAAACAATGGCTGGGTAAACACCGGTGATCTTTTGCTAGTTGTGTTCCAAGCGCTCCTCAAACTCGCCGATGACCCTTTGATCCCATTCGATATTTTAACTTATGCTGATGACCTAAGCCACCACCTTGAAGACCTCGAACGCATGGCGGAAGGCCAGGATCTGGTCTTCACCCAGGTTAAAGAAGGCCTCAGCATTTGGAGAAAGCTGGGTGAGGACTGGAACGTCTGGCGCTCCACCTGGAACCGCATCGTTATGATCGATAACAACGGTATTGAGCCCTCTATTCTTTCGATTGAAAGGTGGACACAAAACAAAAAACTGAGCAATATCGCCGCCCGTCAGTTTCACCGCCAGGGTCTTCCCGGACGTGCATTCTATAAAAACATTATTTTTGGGCCTTCCCTCTACCTCTCTGATAAGTTTCATTCGTGGTCTTTTCCAGCTGTTAGAGACGCCATACAGAGCGGAGACATGACACGGGCACACGCCGCCCTTAAATACCTTGCCACTATCTTGAAGATATCGGCTGAAAACTATCAGGACGAGACATTAAACTTGTAA